One part of the Vicia villosa cultivar HV-30 ecotype Madison, WI linkage group LG6, Vvil1.0, whole genome shotgun sequence genome encodes these proteins:
- the LOC131610137 gene encoding uncharacterized protein LOC131610137, giving the protein MVMDASEDRTNFEDDYSPSSTVFKFDRPIPLLRGPLLASPSDDPSAGPYVLAFRDSQAWASSFIACERKIVQQCEEGARIGCAINASSKCKPPWWKVLSGPKLSDLKEREICEVREMEECFNVAKEKCVGLAREKCLAPFRDARIKVGKGVLSSKEAVKLIGWTSMPTSKMSSKCLIGGEFGVTNRRASELLDYNDFVKRILDERQHGTES; this is encoded by the coding sequence atggtgatggATGCATCCGAAGACCGCACGAATTTCGAAGACGACTACTCACCTTCATCAACCGTTTTCAAATTCGACCGCCCAATCCCCTTACTTCGAGGACCGTTACTGGCAAGTCCTTCCGACGATCCATCCGCGGGTCCTTACGTTCTGGCCTTCCGTGACTCACAAGCTTGGGCCTCTTCATTCATAGCCTGCGAGCGCAAAATCGTTCAGCAATGCGAGGAAGGGGCAAGGATTGGTTGCGCTATCAATGCTTCCAGCAAGTGCAAGCCTCCTTGGTGGAAGGTTCTGTCCGGTCCCAAACTCTCGGATTTGAAGGAACGGGAGATTTGTGAAGTGCGTGAGATGGAAGAGTGTTTCAATGTGGCGAAAGAGAAATGTGTTGGGTTGGCTAGGGAGAAGTGTTTGGCTCCTTTTAGGGATGCGAGGATTAAGGTTGGGAAAGGGGTTTTGAGTTCGAAGGAAGCTGTGAAGTTGATTGGATGGACTTCAATGCCAACGAGTAAAATGAGTTCTAAGTGTTTGATTGGTGGTGAATTTGGCGTGACTAATCGAAGGGCTAGTGAATTGTTGGATTATAATGATTTTGTGAAACGAATTTTGGATGAGAGACAACACGGGACCGAAAGTTAA
- the LOC131610139 gene encoding calcium-transporting ATPase 12, plasma membrane-type-like, with protein sequence MSNNHNLQYDGTSFIIDITNTFTKVTSQYTNNAKRRWRFAYTAIYSRRVMLSLAKEVISRKNSKLFHTQSSSTTLDVIEPLITRRYGTDHYSLVSHDVDRIKLADMVKDKNLKSLGEFGGVEGVGNVLGTVPNKGIVGSDEDVSRRIELFGSNTYKKPPPKGLLHFVLEAFNDTTIIILLVCAGLSLGFGIKEHGPGEGWYEGGSIFLAVFLVVVVSALSNFRQERQFHKLSKISNNIKVKAVRNGRPQNISIFDVLVGDIVSLKIGDQIPADGVFLSGHSLQVDESSMTGESDHVEIEPLRAPFLLSGAKVVDGYAQMLVTSVGKNTSWGQMMSSISRDTNERTPLQARLDKLTSSIGKVGLAVAFLVLLVLLVRYFTGNSQEKKGNKKFQGSDSDVNDVLNSVVSIVAAAVTIVVVAIPEGLPLAVTLTLAYSMKRMMADHAMVRKLSACETMGSATVICTDKTGTLTLNQMRVTKFSLGLENFIENFSNAMAPKVLELFHQGVGLNTTGSVYKPPSGSEPEISGSPTEKAILMWAVSDLGMDMDEMKQKHKVLHVETFNSEKKRSGVAIRKDSDNRVHVHWKGAAEMILAMCTNYIDSNGARKSLDREERYKIEKMIQSMAASSLRCIAFAHIEISDSEDKDYMIESEKKTLREDGLTLLGIVGLKDPCRPNTKKAVETCKAAGVEIKMITGDNIFTAKAIATECGILDPKDHANAGEVVEGVEFRNYTEEERMEKVDKIRVMARSSPMDKLLMVQCLRKKGHVVAVTGDGTNDAPALKEADIGLSMGIQGTEVAKESSDIVILDDNFNSVATVLRWGRCVYNNIQKFIQFQLTVNVAALVINFIAAVSSGDVPLTTVQLLWVNLIMDTLGALALATERPTKELMKKKPIGRTEPLITNIMWRNLLAQASYQIAVLLIMQFYGKSIFNVSKEVKDTLIFNTFVLCQVFNEFNSRSMEKLYVFEGILRNHLFLGIVGITIVLQILMVELLRKFADTERLTWEQWGICTGIAVLSWPLACIVKLIPVSNQHSFNYAKWVKLLVFKIKKAF encoded by the coding sequence ATGTCTAACAATCATAATCTACAATATGATGGTACTTCATTCATCATTGATATCACCAATACCTTCACAAAAGTCACTTCTCAATACACCAACAATGCAAAAAGAAGGTGGCGTTTTGCATATACAGCTATTTATTCTAGAAGGGTTATGCTTTCTCTTGCAAAAGAAGTTATATCCAgaaaaaattcaaaactctttcatACACAGTCTTCTAGCACCACTCTTGATGTAATTGAGCCACTGATCACTCGACGCTACGGAACTGATCATTACTCGTTGGTTTCTCATGATGTTGATAGGATCAAGCTCGCTGATATGGTTAAGGACAAAAACTTGAAGTCATTAGGTGAGTTTGGAGGAGTTGAAGGAGTTGGAAATGTTCTTGGAACGGTTCCGAATAAGGGGATTGTAGGAAGTGATGAAGATGTTTCGAGACGGATTGAGCTTTTTGGTTCGAATACTTACAAGAAGCCGCCCCCGAAAGGGCTTTTACATTTTGTGCTTGAAGCTTTCAATGATACAACTATTATTATTCTTCTGGTTTGTGCTGGTCTTTCCCTTGGTTTTGGTATTAAGGAGCATGGACCGGGGGAAGGTTGGTATGAAGGTGGAAGTATATTTCTAGCGGTTTTTCTTGTCGTGGTTGTAAGTGCATTGAGCAACTTCAGACAAGAGAGACAGTTTCATAAACTGTCTAAGATAAGTAACAATATTAAAGTGAAAGCTGTGAGAAACGGAAGGCCGCAGAATATATCGATTTTTGACGTTCTTGTGGGAGATATTGTGTCTCTCAAGATTGGTGATCAGATTCCAGCTGATGGAGTTTTTTTATCAGGTCATTCATTGCAGGTGGATGAGTCTAGCATGACAGGTGAGAGCGACCATGTAGAGATTGAGCCATTAAGAGCGCCTTTTTTGTTGTCCGGCGCGAAAGTGGTGGACGGATATGCTCAGATGCTTGTAACATCTGTTGGGAAAAACACGTCGTGGGGGCAAATGATGAGCTCGATATCGCGAGATACTAATGAGAGGACGCCACTGCAAGCTCGCCTTGACAAGTTAACGTCTTCGATCGGGAAGGTTGGACTTGCGGTAGCGTTTCTTGTACTTCTAGTATTGTTGGTTCGTTATTTTACAGGTAATTCGCAAGAGAAGAAAGGGAATAAGAAGTTTCAAGGAAGTGACAGCGATGTAAACGATGTTTTGAATTCTGTTGTGAGTATTGTTGCGGCTGCGGTTACTATTGTGGTTGTGGCGATCCCCGAGGGTTTGCCGTTGGCCGTGACGCTCACGCTTGCTTACTCGATGAAAAGAATGATGGCAGATCATGCCATGGTGAGGAAACTTTCTGCTTGTGAAACTATGGGATCTGCAACAGTTATCTGTACTGATAAAACAGGTACATTGACATTGAATCAAATGAGGGTGACCAAGTTTTCTCTTGGCCTCGAAAATTTTATCGAAAATTTTTCCAATGCAATGGCTCCAAAAGTTCTCGAGTTATTCCACCAAGGGGTGGGCCTTAATACAACCGGAAGCGTCTATAAGCCGCCATCAGGATCTGAACCTGAGATTTCAGGTAGTCCAACGGAGAAAGCTATACTTATGTGGGCGGTATCGGATTTAGGTATGGACATGGATGAAATGAAACAGAAACATAAAGTCCTTCATGTTGAAACGTTTAACTCGGAGAAGAAACGAAGTGGCGTTGCAATAAGGAAGGACAGCGACAACCGAGTTCATGTACATTGGAAAGGAGCTGCAGAGATGATACTTGCAATGTGTACAAACTATATTGATAGTAACGGCGCGAGGAAGTCCCTCGACAGAGAAGAACGGTATAAAATCGAGAAGATGATTCAAAGCATGGCTGCTAGTAGCCTAAGATGCATTGCTTTTGCTCATATAGAGATTTCAgattcagaagataaagattatATGATCGAAAGCGAGAAAAAGACACTACGAGAAGATGGATTGACCTTGCTTGGCATTGTTGGTCTCAAGGATCCATGCAGACCAAACACAAAGAAAGCTGTGGAAACTTGCAAAGCTGCAGGAGTTGAAATTAAGATGATCACCGGCGATAACATATTCACCGCAAAGGCAATAGCAACAGAATGTGGAATATTAGATCCTAAGGATCATGCAAATGCTGGAGAAGTAGTAGAAGGTGTTGAATTCAGAAACTATACAGAAGAAGAGAGAATGGAGAAAGTCGATAAGATCCGAGTAATGGCAAGATCGTCTCCTATGGACAAACTTCTGATGGTACAATGCCTGCGAAAGAAAGGCCATGTAGTTGCAGTCACAGGCGACGGTACAAACGATGCACCTGCATTAAAAGAAGCCGATATAGGACTCTCAATGGGAATCCAAGGAACCGAAGTCGCCAAAGAAAGCTCCGATATCGTTATCTTAGACGACAATTTCAATTCCGTCGCAACTGTTTTAAGATGGGGAAGATGCGTTTACAACAACATCCAGAAATTCATTCAGTTTCAACTAACTGTCAATGTCGCAGCACTCGTGATAAACTTCATCGCAGCAGTTTCGTCCGGCGATGTTCCCTTAACAACAGTTCAACTTCTTTGGGTGAATCTCATTATGGACACACTAGGTGCACTGGCACTGGCAACAGAAAGGCCTACAAAGGAGTTAATGAAGAAAAAACCGATCGGTAGAACCGAGCCTCTTATCACAAACATCATGTGGAGAAACCTTCTAGCGCAAGCTTCATATCAGATCGCGGTCCTTCTGATTATGCAGTTCTACGGAAAATCAATCTTCAACGTAAGTAAAGAGGTAAAGGATACACTAATTTTCAACACTTTTGTTCTCTGCCAAGTTTTCAACGAGTTCAACTCGAGAAGCATGGAGAAACTATACGTATTCGAAGGCATTCTGAGAAACCATCTTTTTCTCGGAATTGTTGGGATAACCATTGTTCTTCAAATCCTGATGGTGGAACTGCTAAGGAAGTTTGCTGATACAGAAAGATTAACATGGGAGCAATGGGGAATTTGTACCGGTATCGCAGTTCTTTCTTGGCCTCTTGCTTGCATAGTAAAGCTCATACCTGTTTCAAATCAACATTCATTCAACTATGCTAAGTGGGTTAAGTTATTAGTCTTCAAGATTAAGAAAGCTTTTTAA
- the LOC131614754 gene encoding calmodulin-like protein 11 — MMTDSLSEDQIAEIFEAFCLIDKNNDGFITADELTVTIRTLDGNPRKEEIHDMISEVDIDGKGFIDFEEFLNIMSTKIKENMSDELKEAFKVFDRDQDGYISARELRFVMINLGEKLTYEEAKQMIREADLDGDGKLNYEEFAKMMMMLKC, encoded by the exons ATGATGACAGATTCTTTGAGCGAAGATCAAATTGCTGAAATCTTCGAAGCATTTTGTCTCATTGACAAGAATAATGATG GGTTTATTACAGCGGATGAATTAACAGTCACAATCCGAACATTAGATGGAAATCCAAGAAAAGAAGAAATTCATGATATGATTAGTGAAGTGGATATTGATGGAAAAGGATTTATTGATTTTGAAGagttcttgaatattatgagtacCAAAATAAAG gAAAATATGTCTGATGAATTGAAAGAAGCATTCAAAGTATTTGATAGAGATCAAGATGGCTATATTTCTGCAAGGGAG TTGAGATTCGTAATGATTAATTTGGGAGAGAAGCTAACGTATGAAGAGGCTAAACAAATGATTAGAGAAGCGGATTTGGATGGCGATGGTAAACTTAACTATGAAGAATTTgcaaagatgatgatgatgctaaAGTGTTGA